The genome window TGCATAAAGCTTACATAAATGGTGTGAAGATCCCTAAATCTGCAACCGAAGAGGAGGTTTTAAAAAAGCTACGCTCCTCAAAAAAAGCGAAACAGGCAAATGGGAAAGAGAAAAAAAATGCTCGACAATTGCTCGGCGATCTCATGAAAAAAATAGAGAACCCTGCTGATGAGAAAGAAATAACGGCCAGTTCAAGAAGCTCCAATGATGATGTGTCGGTTCATTCAAACCGGGAAAGATTGAGATCCTTTAAAAATAAAATTTACCCTATGAACGACATTTGCAAAGAAGAAACTAAAGCAAATTCAGATCTCGTGCTGGAGGGATTTCAAAAAGCTCGTTTGAAGGGTGAAGAACTTGAAATGACCAAAACTGTATTAGAAAGCAAACATAAAGAGCTTGAAAAAACCCAACACAAACTTGATCTTACTCAAGATTATAATGCGACATTAGAAAACGAGAATTACCGTTTAAAATATCCGGATTCAAATGCAGACTTTGGCTTGACGGAAGCCAAAGCCGAGGAGTACAGTAAAATTCTGAGTAAACAATACAAATTTACAAAGCGGCAAACTGAGATAATTAAGATTATCATTAAATATCATTTAGAAGGATTTGAACAGGTTCATGAAAAGGAGGTATTAAAATTAACATCCTACCCAAGTGGTTCTGTCAAAGATATATTCCGATCGCGAAGAGAAGCATACAATAAATTATTCCTGCGATATACTCGTTCCAAAAATTCTCCTGTAAGAAAAGGCTACTATAGGCTGAATATCATCGATCAGGATTTAAATATCAAAATTTTCGGTGGTCTGTAAAAATACACGATTTTTACACGATTGCATCAATAATACACTTTTTTATACCCGATAAGAATTTATAACATACCCCTGTATGTTCGACACAGGGGCAAATCAGTATTAGCTAAGCCCAAAATAAGGTGTTCATTTATACACACTAAATAGATTTTTTTTACAAAGAACTCCTGGTAACCCCTGTGTCGAAAGATTCCAGGGGTTTTTTGTTTATCAAAAAAGGAGTTAGAGATGAATGCGTCAGTAACACAATTTTTGCTTGAAAAACACGGTATTCAGGTAAGTGCAGGTAAGCAAACCGGGTGTCCGTATTGTGGTCATAATAGTCTTTCTATAAATCGGGATGACAATCTCGCAAAATGCTTTTTTCCAAGTTGTGGAAAATTCATCAAACCCTTTTCAAGCAACAATGATTTCTATTCAAAAGTATATCACGTTCTTGAAAAATTGTATCAAGATTTTCATAATGAATTGCTTAAACAACAAAACCAAACAGATCAAACTGCTTATTCGTATCTATCACGAGAACGAAATCTTCACCCCCAAATAATAAAAGACGCAATGTTAGGGGTTGTCCCCCAAGAGTACAATTCGAGTTCTATATTTTCAGACATTGAAGATGAGCTAAGTGAAAAACTACAAAATAAAAAGCAAAGCAGAACAGGAAAACGCGGCAGGCCTCTTAAACAAACTGGCTTGAGTGAAGAGGATCAAATAGGTCTTATACAAACAATCAAAGAAAAATTACTCAACTGTCTTGAAGGCACCGCCGGTTGGCTTTGCTTTTTCTATACCGATGAAAATCATCGTATAACAGCAATTCGTTTCAGAAAACCCTATTCAAAAGAAATTCTTTTTTTTAAGCCTTTTCAAAAAGTTGGGGTTTTCGGGTTAAACTTGTTTGCCCCTTTCAAGTCTCCAGAATGGACCTTCTACAACCAAAGCTTCATTGTTGTTGAGGGTGAATTTAATTTGTTATCACTTCAATCACTTACAATAAAGTATTGTAAATCGCAAGGATGGCATCCTGGGTATATTCATGCCGCAGCCGTCGGCAGCGTGACTTGCGCAGACTGCCAAACCCTTCGAAAAGTATGCAAAACACCCATCATCTGTTATGATAATGATTGAAGTTCCCCCATTTTTGTGGACACACCAAAAAGTTGTATATTAACAACCCAAATTACAGAGGTGTGTCATGAAAGAAGAAACAACACGAAGGGTTTTTACAACAGAGTTCAAAAAAGAAGCTGTTAAATTAGTTCTCGAGGGCGATCAAAAGATTGCCGAGGTATCTCGGAATCTGGGTATTCATCCCAACAACCTGAGTCGCTGGATTCAGGAGTTCAAACAAAACGGCACAGCTGCATTTCCGGGAAAAGGCAAGCTGCTTCCCGAAGCTGAAGAAATGCGTCGTCTGGAAAAAGAACTGGCATCTGTCAAAGCGGAGCGCGACATCTTAAAAAAAGCCTTGGCCATTTTCTCGAAACACAGCAAATGAAGTTTGAATTCATCGACAATCACCGCTCCGAATTTTCTGTGGAGAAAATGTGCCGGGTTCTGGATGTATCCAGGAGCGGCTATTATCGCTTGCGCAATGCCCCGGAAAGTGACCGTAAAAATAGTAATGAAGCACTTTACGTGCGAATTAAAGAAACCTATGATGCCGCTCATGGCACCTATGGAAGCCCGAGAATCACCCGTGAATTACGGGATAAAGGCATCCAATGCAGTGAGAATCGCGTTGCCCGGCTGATGCGGAAAAAGGAGTTGGCAGCCAAAACAAAGCGCAAATTCAAGGTGACCACCGATTCCAAACACGATCTGCCGGTGGCTCCCAATCTGGTTGAACAAGACTTCAGTTCCCCGGCACCGAATCGGTTATGGGTATCAGACATCACCTACGTCTGGACGCTGGAAGGATGGCTGTATCTGGCAATCATTCTGGACGTATTCTCTCGCCAGATTGTTGGCTGGTCAATGAATCAGCGAATGACCAAAGACCTGGTGTTAAACGCTCTAAAAAGCGCCCTGGGGCGCCGTAAGATCCCTTCAGGGATGATCTTTCACTCCGACCGCGGTAGCCAGTATGCCGCCCGCGCTGTTGGTGAATTTTTGAAACAACGGAACATTCAGCAAAGCATGAGCAAAAAAGGCGACTGTTACGACAATGCCATGGCTGAAAGTTTCTTTAGTTCCTTGAAACGCGAATTCATTTATCCGTTCCCGGTTTTCAAAACCCGGAATGAAGCAAAACAAAGC of Calditrichia bacterium contains these proteins:
- a CDS encoding IS3 family transposase (programmed frameshift) yields the protein MKEETTRRVFTTEFKKEAVKLVLEGDQKIAEVSRNLGIHPNNLSRWIQEFKQNGTAAFPGKGKLLPEAEEMRRLEKELASVKAERDNLKKSLGHFLETQQMKFEFIDNHRSEFSVEKMCRVLDVSRSGYYRLRNAPESDRKNSNEALYVRIKETYDAAHGTYGSPRITRELRDKGIQCSENRVARLMRKKELAAKTKRKFKVTTDSKHDLPVAPNLVEQDFSSPAPNRLWVSDITYVWTLEGWLYLAIILDVFSRQIVGWSMNQRMTKDLVLNALKSALGRRKIPSGMIFHSDRGSQYAARAVGEFLKQRNIQQSMSKKGDCYDNAMAESFFSSLKREFIYPFPVFKTRNEAKQSIFYYIEIFYNKIRKHSAIGYLTPVQFEQLKFINAA
- a CDS encoding toprim domain-containing protein, with product MNASVTQFLLEKHGIQVSAGKQTGCPYCGHNSLSINRDDNLAKCFFPSCGKFIKPFSSNNDFYSKVYHVLEKLYQDFHNELLKQQNQTDQTAYSYLSRERNLHPQIIKDAMLGVVPQEYNSSSIFSDIEDELSEKLQNKKQSRTGKRGRPLKQTGLSEEDQIGLIQTIKEKLLNCLEGTAGWLCFFYTDENHRITAIRFRKPYSKEILFFKPFQKVGVFGLNLFAPFKSPEWTFYNQSFIVVEGEFNLLSLQSLTIKYCKSQGWHPGYIHAAAVGSVTCADCQTLRKVCKTPIICYDND